One genomic window of Thermococcus indicus includes the following:
- a CDS encoding replication protein RepA, producing MEEVRFRRRKPAVERKIGEIRDDDTRISLIGRAFKVDKMDYTFWLDDGTGVILIESEENVLPAEGQVVRVIGRVIRNEEETHIYGEVVQDFSNADLEALEEIRELERKVLPRVEGIVEFFGGEEI from the coding sequence ATGGAGGAAGTCAGGTTCAGGCGCAGAAAGCCCGCCGTCGAGAGGAAGATAGGCGAGATACGCGACGACGATACGAGGATTTCACTCATCGGCAGGGCGTTTAAGGTCGACAAGATGGACTACACCTTCTGGCTCGACGACGGAACCGGCGTCATACTCATAGAGAGCGAGGAGAACGTCCTCCCCGCGGAGGGCCAGGTGGTCAGGGTCATAGGGCGCGTGATAAGGAACGAGGAGGAAACCCACATCTACGGCGAGGTCGTTCAGGACTTCAGCAACGCCGACCTGGAGGCCCTGGAGGAGATAAGGGAGCTCGAAAGAAAGGTTCTGCCCAGGGTTGAGGGCATCGTGGAGTTCTTCGGGGGTGAGGAGATATGA
- a CDS encoding OB-fold nucleic acid binding domain-containing protein — protein sequence MKKRLPASRVYIRDIIDGYYVRSEGDFEPNYLITKDARKVYRVKVVATVVREPVISEDETYGKLQIDDGTGTIWVLGFRDDTRFVRLVKKGDLVQIIGKVGEWREDKQILVEGITRVEPNMWILHRFETLKEKVEHAKKARIAFEIYDKYGITAKAKVIAKNRGVSEEMLITIDELYTMMLEQRSTEEALFEEEEIIEAEEAKEENPELEKAKKAVLNLLQEKGKALSHKFIVKKLSSDFDEELIEDAITQLLADGEIYEPEIGYYEPL from the coding sequence ATGAAGAAGCGCCTGCCAGCGAGCAGGGTCTATATCAGGGACATCATCGACGGCTACTACGTCAGGAGTGAGGGCGACTTCGAGCCGAACTACCTGATAACCAAGGACGCCCGAAAGGTTTACCGCGTCAAGGTTGTCGCCACGGTCGTCCGCGAGCCGGTGATAAGCGAGGACGAGACCTACGGCAAGCTCCAGATCGACGACGGGACCGGAACGATATGGGTTCTCGGCTTCCGCGACGACACGCGCTTTGTGAGGCTCGTGAAGAAGGGCGACCTCGTGCAGATAATCGGAAAGGTCGGGGAGTGGCGTGAGGACAAGCAGATACTCGTTGAAGGAATAACCAGGGTCGAGCCCAACATGTGGATACTCCACCGCTTCGAGACCCTCAAAGAGAAGGTTGAGCACGCAAAGAAGGCCAGAATAGCCTTTGAGATATACGACAAGTACGGCATCACCGCGAAGGCAAAGGTCATCGCCAAGAACCGGGGCGTGAGCGAGGAGATGCTGATAACGATAGACGAGCTCTACACCATGATGCTTGAGCAGAGGAGCACGGAGGAAGCTCTGTTTGAAGAGGAGGAAATCATCGAAGCCGAAGAGGCCAAAGAGGAGAACCCTGAGCTCGAGAAAGCTAAGAAAGCAGTCCTCAATCTGCTCCAGGAGAAGGGCAAGGCGCTCTCCCACAAGTTCATCGTCAAGAAGCTCTCCTCCGACTTCGATGAGGAGCTCATCGAGGACGCAATCACCCAGCTCCTCGCGGATGGGGAGATATACGAGCCGGAGATAGGCTACTACGAGCCGCTGTGA
- a CDS encoding ribonucleoside-triphosphate reductase, with protein MEFKDELSRALEGDGLWTVVTFKTPHGPGVTLEKLVEAVESAGWSVTFRANWWTADIPYGLARLDLKKGNREKILLGKWILGSSCELIRLENMALEKGRDEFFRMVDSITSTLIHDPVIRTMREQY; from the coding sequence ATGGAGTTTAAGGATGAACTCTCACGTGCGCTTGAGGGGGACGGTCTCTGGACCGTCGTTACGTTCAAAACGCCTCACGGGCCGGGGGTGACCCTTGAGAAACTCGTTGAGGCTGTGGAGAGTGCCGGCTGGAGCGTTACGTTCAGGGCCAACTGGTGGACCGCGGACATACCCTACGGCCTCGCCAGGCTGGATCTCAAAAAGGGGAACAGGGAGAAGATACTCCTCGGCAAGTGGATTCTCGGCTCGAGCTGCGAGCTGATAAGGCTGGAGAACATGGCCCTTGAGAAGGGCCGCGACGAGTTCTTCCGCATGGTGGACAGCATAACCTCGACGCTCATCCACGACCCGGTCATAAGGACGATGAGGGAGCAGTACTGA
- a CDS encoding geranylgeranylglycerol-phosphate geranylgeranyltransferase, which yields MEFKAFIEITRPHNCALAGVVGILGSIVAVGHLPDALTTALVFLVVTLGCAGGNTINDYFDYEIDKINRPDRPLPRGAMDRRTALHYSLLLFAVGLVLAYMINVYAFLLALVAYAAMFLYAWKLKPLPFVGNLVVAALTGATPLYGAVSVEHLGLAGYLAVCAFLVNVAREVIKDIEDVEGDLAKGARTLPIVWGKRNAAYLGAAFAVLTVVASFLPITAGVGLGYYAMVPVDLVILYAAYLILRSQDREAAHSSQKLLKVSIFLAVMAFLIAALV from the coding sequence ATGGAATTCAAGGCCTTCATCGAGATAACCCGGCCCCACAACTGTGCCCTGGCCGGAGTGGTGGGTATCCTTGGGTCGATCGTGGCGGTTGGTCACCTCCCCGACGCCCTGACGACGGCCCTTGTCTTCCTAGTGGTCACCCTGGGGTGCGCCGGGGGCAACACCATAAACGACTACTTCGACTACGAGATAGATAAAATAAACCGCCCTGACAGGCCGCTCCCCAGGGGCGCCATGGACAGGAGAACGGCGCTTCACTACTCCCTGCTGCTCTTCGCGGTGGGGCTGGTGCTGGCGTACATGATAAACGTCTACGCCTTCCTGCTGGCCCTTGTGGCGTACGCCGCCATGTTCCTCTACGCCTGGAAGCTCAAGCCTCTGCCCTTCGTCGGCAACCTTGTCGTTGCGGCCCTGACCGGTGCGACGCCGCTTTACGGTGCGGTCTCCGTTGAGCACCTCGGCCTGGCCGGCTACCTGGCGGTGTGCGCTTTCCTGGTGAACGTGGCGCGCGAGGTTATAAAGGATATCGAGGACGTTGAAGGTGACCTTGCGAAGGGTGCCAGGACCCTGCCCATAGTGTGGGGGAAGAGGAACGCGGCCTACCTCGGTGCGGCCTTCGCGGTGCTGACGGTGGTGGCCTCTTTCCTCCCGATAACGGCGGGGGTCGGTCTCGGCTACTACGCGATGGTGCCGGTTGACCTTGTAATCCTCTACGCAGCATACCTCATACTTCGCTCCCAGGATAGGGAGGCGGCCCACAGCTCCCAGAAGCTGCTGAAGGTGAGCATATTCCTCGCCGTGATGGCTTTCCTGATTGCGGCGCTGGTCTGA
- a CDS encoding Clp1/GlmU family protein: MNKAGYTTDVPEDRFVLLDELSSRDRPLRVMLVGGTDSGKTTLLTFLANGLVERGLRVAIVDSDVGQKGILPPATVSLAFVDGPFSSPSELEGFAHYFIGTTTPGQYIGEMAVGVKRLTDIAAEKADVVLIDTTGFVTGTGAELKRLKAELVRPDLIVLLERAGEMEYLRKVLAPYGEVVTLSVSPAAREHSRRERREVRREKWRAYFSDSQTVEVDLTKVIPGGTELFRGRPLKGEERELLSTLFKWLVVAGWKGEHYTVVKVDAEGFSRQYARHSLHAIDFERLSNLLVGFIDGKGLCMGVGILKWINFSGMKAQVLTPLSQEEVENAAELRFGRIQVLENGEELGLLRREEL; the protein is encoded by the coding sequence ATGAACAAGGCGGGATACACCACGGATGTCCCTGAGGATCGTTTTGTCCTTCTCGATGAACTGTCCTCCAGAGACCGACCCCTTCGGGTTATGCTCGTTGGGGGAACCGACAGCGGCAAGACGACGCTCCTCACGTTCCTGGCCAACGGCCTGGTTGAAAGGGGTCTTAGGGTCGCGATTGTGGACAGCGACGTTGGTCAGAAGGGAATCCTCCCGCCAGCGACGGTCAGCCTTGCCTTCGTAGACGGGCCGTTCTCCAGTCCGAGCGAGCTCGAGGGCTTTGCTCACTACTTCATAGGGACGACCACCCCCGGCCAGTACATCGGTGAGATGGCGGTGGGGGTTAAGAGGCTCACGGACATCGCCGCTGAAAAGGCGGACGTCGTCCTGATAGACACTACCGGCTTCGTCACGGGAACGGGGGCCGAGCTGAAGCGCCTCAAAGCCGAACTCGTTAGGCCGGACCTCATCGTTCTGCTTGAGCGGGCTGGGGAGATGGAATACCTGCGAAAGGTCCTCGCCCCGTACGGTGAAGTCGTCACTCTCTCTGTCAGCCCCGCCGCGAGGGAACACTCCCGCCGGGAACGCAGGGAGGTCCGGCGGGAGAAGTGGAGGGCATACTTTTCGGACTCCCAGACCGTTGAGGTGGATCTGACGAAGGTGATTCCTGGGGGCACGGAGCTCTTCCGCGGCAGGCCCCTGAAGGGGGAAGAGCGCGAACTGCTCTCCACGCTCTTCAAGTGGCTCGTGGTGGCCGGGTGGAAGGGGGAGCACTACACCGTCGTCAAGGTCGATGCGGAGGGCTTTTCGAGGCAGTACGCCCGCCATTCCCTCCACGCCATAGATTTTGAGAGACTGAGCAACCTTCTCGTGGGTTTCATAGATGGGAAGGGGCTCTGTATGGGCGTTGGCATACTGAAGTGGATAAACTTCAGCGGAATGAAGGCTCAGGTCCTCACCCCCCTATCCCAGGAAGAGGTGGAGAATGCGGCAGAACTGCGCTTTGGCCGTATACAGGTGCTTGAAAACGGTGAGGAACTTGGTCTCCTCAGGCGGGAGGAGCTGTAG
- a CDS encoding Lrp/AsnC family transcriptional regulator, which yields MEEKATLTPRQIKLLRKFHEEGKTIEVHTVEKTQDELADELGITRQALSNHLKVLKELGYIRTGRGFIDLTDRALDLLGEKKGDVFVFVRIEPTKRRQVYEAIKKLKIKKIYRVTGDIDLIVEADKTRLDEILEEISSLDGVKETITHIVLEVL from the coding sequence ATGGAGGAGAAGGCCACCCTTACCCCGAGGCAGATCAAACTGCTCAGGAAGTTCCACGAGGAGGGCAAGACCATAGAGGTCCACACCGTTGAGAAGACCCAGGACGAGCTTGCGGACGAACTCGGGATAACCAGACAGGCCCTCAGCAACCACCTTAAGGTGCTTAAAGAACTCGGCTACATAAGAACCGGGAGGGGCTTCATAGACCTAACCGACAGGGCCCTTGACCTTCTCGGCGAGAAGAAGGGCGATGTGTTTGTGTTCGTGAGAATAGAGCCCACGAAGAGGAGGCAGGTTTACGAGGCGATAAAGAAGCTCAAAATAAAGAAGATATACCGCGTCACCGGCGACATAGACCTCATCGTTGAGGCAGACAAGACCCGCCTCGATGAGATACTCGAGGAGATATCCTCACTCGACGGCGTCAAGGAGACCATCACCCACATCGTTCTCGAGGTTCTCTGA
- the engB gene encoding GTP-binding protein EngB, translating to MIIFVGRSNVGKSTLIFRLTGKWVKRGKRPGVTRKPVEINWRGKLVVDMPGFGFMSGVPKRVQERVKDEIVHFIENNAEGIELAVLVVDGKAAPEIIERWEKRGEIPIDVEFYQFLRELGIPVIVAVNKMDKIRNIQKTINFLAEKFGVPYVEVPETFIPISAKFGKNLLELRKLMEKKLGEGRKRPSTETESENLENDVGDGLLDAVE from the coding sequence ATGATAATATTCGTGGGACGTTCGAACGTTGGCAAGAGCACGCTCATCTTCCGCCTGACCGGCAAGTGGGTCAAGAGGGGCAAGAGGCCGGGGGTTACCAGGAAGCCGGTGGAGATAAACTGGCGCGGAAAGCTGGTGGTGGACATGCCCGGCTTCGGCTTCATGAGCGGCGTGCCGAAAAGGGTTCAGGAGAGGGTGAAGGACGAGATAGTTCACTTCATCGAGAACAACGCCGAGGGGATAGAGCTGGCGGTTCTGGTTGTTGATGGCAAGGCTGCCCCGGAGATAATAGAGCGCTGGGAGAAGCGCGGGGAGATACCGATAGACGTGGAGTTCTACCAGTTCCTGAGGGAGCTGGGGATTCCGGTGATAGTCGCGGTCAACAAGATGGACAAGATAAGGAACATCCAGAAGACCATAAACTTTCTCGCCGAGAAGTTCGGCGTCCCCTACGTCGAGGTGCCCGAGACGTTCATACCGATATCCGCCAAGTTCGGAAAGAACCTCCTTGAGCTGAGGAAGCTCATGGAGAAGAAGCTTGGGGAGGGCAGGAAGCGGCCCTCCACGGAAACGGAGTCAGAGAACCTCGAGAACGATGTGGGTGATGGTCTCCTTGACGCCGTCGAGTGA
- a CDS encoding preprotein translocase subunit Sec61beta, translated as MAKEKTTLPPTGAGLMRFFDEDTRAIKISPRGVIAVTLILVALEILLHAFGPQLFS; from the coding sequence ATGGCAAAGGAGAAGACCACACTTCCCCCGACCGGTGCCGGTCTCATGAGGTTCTTCGACGAGGACACCAGGGCGATAAAGATAAGTCCGAGGGGCGTCATTGCGGTGACGCTCATACTCGTGGCCCTGGAGATACTCCTGCACGCCTTTGGCCCGCAGCTCTTCAGCTAA
- a CDS encoding DUF3303 family protein, giving the protein MAMFLVTHRWSDEEAIVAAKEAADFFSKVKLPEGFEFVASYNFDGGGYTIWNAPDREALEKLLENIETPTFKKNMEITEIVQSYPPTVEYTVRLWYWIHRLGKG; this is encoded by the coding sequence ATGGCGATGTTCCTAGTCACCCACCGTTGGTCGGATGAAGAGGCCATCGTGGCGGCAAAGGAAGCTGCTGACTTCTTCAGTAAGGTCAAGCTCCCGGAAGGCTTCGAGTTCGTGGCATCGTACAACTTCGACGGCGGCGGCTACACAATATGGAATGCCCCAGACAGGGAGGCCCTCGAGAAGCTCCTCGAAAACATAGAGACACCAACTTTCAAGAAGAACATGGAGATTACCGAGATCGTTCAGAGCTATCCGCCAACGGTTGAGTACACCGTGAGGCTGTGGTACTGGATCCACCGTCTTGGCAAGGGGTGA
- a CDS encoding 30S ribosomal protein S6e, translating to MATFKLVISNPKNGIARQVEISGEEAERLIGKRIGEEIPASELGLNLTEIFGEEIPGDAKLRITGGTDKDGFAMRPDVHGPRRVKILVSRGPGFRPKERGERRKKTVRGNTISPEIVQINMKLVF from the coding sequence ATGGCGACCTTTAAGCTCGTTATATCCAACCCGAAGAACGGCATAGCCAGGCAGGTCGAGATAAGCGGCGAAGAGGCCGAGAGACTCATAGGAAAGAGGATTGGAGAGGAGATACCGGCGAGCGAGCTCGGACTCAACCTCACCGAGATATTCGGCGAGGAGATTCCGGGCGATGCCAAGCTCAGGATAACCGGCGGAACCGACAAGGACGGCTTCGCCATGAGGCCCGACGTCCACGGCCCGAGGAGGGTCAAGATCCTCGTCTCCAGGGGCCCCGGCTTCAGGCCCAAGGAGAGGGGTGAGAGGAGGAAGAAGACCGTCAGGGGCAACACCATCAGCCCCGAGATCGTCCAGATCAACATGAAGCTCGTCTTCTGA
- the eif2g gene encoding translation initiation factor IF-2 subunit gamma — MAKKKEFRQAEVNIGMVGHVDHGKTTLTRALTGIWTDTHSEEMRRGITIKIGFADAEMRKCPSCGRYSSSPVCPYCGHETEFERRVSFIDAPGHEALMTTMLAGASLMDGAVLVIAANEGIMPQTREHLMALQIVGNQNIVIALNKIELVDREKVIERYHEIKEFVKGTVAENAPIIPISALHGANVDVLLAAIEEFIPTPKHDLNKPPKMLVLRSFDVNKPGTKPEKLVGGVIGGSIIQGKLKVGDEIEIRPGVPYEDHGRIKYEPITTEITSLQAGGKFVDEAYPGGLVGVGTKLDPYLTKGDLMAGNVVGKPGQLPPVWDDLRLEVHLLERVVGTEEELKVEPIKRREVLLLNVGTARTMGLVTGLGKDEVELKLQIPICAEVGDRVAISRQVGSRWRLIGYGFIRE; from the coding sequence ATGGCAAAGAAGAAGGAGTTTAGACAGGCTGAAGTTAACATCGGAATGGTTGGTCACGTTGATCACGGTAAAACGACACTCACAAGGGCCCTGACCGGTATCTGGACCGACACCCACAGCGAAGAGATGAGAAGGGGTATCACAATCAAGATAGGCTTCGCCGACGCGGAGATGAGGAAGTGCCCGAGCTGCGGAAGGTATTCAAGTTCACCGGTGTGCCCGTACTGCGGCCACGAGACCGAGTTCGAGAGGCGCGTTTCCTTCATAGATGCCCCCGGACACGAGGCGCTCATGACCACCATGCTCGCGGGAGCATCTCTCATGGACGGCGCGGTTCTCGTCATAGCCGCCAACGAGGGAATAATGCCCCAGACCAGGGAGCACCTCATGGCCCTCCAGATAGTCGGGAATCAGAACATCGTCATAGCCCTCAACAAGATCGAGCTGGTTGACAGGGAAAAGGTCATCGAGAGGTACCACGAGATAAAGGAGTTCGTCAAGGGTACGGTTGCCGAGAACGCCCCGATAATCCCGATTTCTGCCCTTCACGGCGCGAACGTTGACGTTCTCCTCGCGGCGATAGAGGAGTTCATACCGACCCCGAAGCACGACCTCAACAAGCCGCCCAAGATGCTGGTTCTCAGGAGCTTCGACGTCAACAAGCCAGGAACCAAGCCCGAGAAGCTCGTCGGCGGCGTCATCGGAGGTTCGATAATCCAGGGCAAGCTCAAGGTTGGCGACGAGATAGAGATTCGCCCCGGCGTTCCCTACGAGGACCACGGCAGGATAAAGTACGAGCCGATAACAACGGAGATAACCTCCCTCCAGGCGGGCGGAAAGTTCGTGGACGAGGCTTATCCGGGCGGTCTGGTCGGCGTTGGAACCAAGCTCGACCCGTACCTCACCAAGGGCGACCTGATGGCCGGAAACGTCGTCGGAAAGCCCGGCCAGCTCCCGCCGGTCTGGGACGACCTCAGGCTTGAGGTTCACCTCCTCGAGCGCGTTGTAGGAACCGAGGAGGAGCTCAAGGTCGAGCCGATAAAGAGGCGCGAGGTTCTCCTCCTCAACGTCGGAACCGCGAGAACCATGGGTCTGGTCACCGGCCTGGGGAAGGACGAGGTCGAGCTCAAGCTCCAGATACCGATATGCGCGGAAGTCGGCGACAGGGTCGCCATCAGCAGGCAGGTCGGCTCAAGGTGGCGCCTCATAGGCTACGGCTTCATAAGGGAGTGA
- a CDS encoding PIN domain-containing protein — protein sequence MPERREWLVIPDTNFLLVPGQFGVDIIGELNRVLDVRFRIAVPNVVLQELDVIERKSRGKDLLAIRMAKKLAERFEVVEMGRFGERPIDDQIFDFAVKNERVIVCTNDKGLKRRLREKGVPVVYLRSKKILELEGMLG from the coding sequence ATGCCTGAAAGACGGGAATGGCTGGTGATTCCGGACACGAACTTTCTCCTGGTTCCGGGGCAGTTCGGTGTCGACATAATCGGCGAGCTGAACAGGGTTCTCGACGTGAGGTTTAGGATAGCCGTCCCAAACGTCGTCCTCCAGGAGCTGGATGTCATAGAGAGGAAGTCCAGAGGGAAAGATTTGCTCGCCATCAGGATGGCCAAAAAGCTCGCGGAGAGGTTCGAGGTCGTTGAGATGGGCCGCTTCGGTGAGAGGCCCATAGACGACCAGATCTTCGACTTCGCGGTGAAGAACGAGCGCGTTATAGTCTGCACCAACGACAAGGGTCTGAAGAGGCGTCTCCGCGAGAAAGGCGTTCCTGTCGTCTACCTTCGCTCGAAGAAGATACTCGAGCTTGAGGGCATGCTTGGGTAA
- a CDS encoding type II toxin-antitoxin system VapC family toxin — MKVFFDSNVFLKFFGGDEKARSLILLAESGDVEGVINSVVLSEVTYGYLRLATGLGPYSLKKKLPKLDVDISPVEELLSGFTLLNPSYSIGEFLSVVSRYGLLPNDAIIVLTCMVEGIEKIATFDSDFERVDFLEIVTV; from the coding sequence ATGAAGGTGTTCTTTGATAGCAATGTGTTCCTTAAATTTTTTGGAGGCGACGAGAAGGCTCGCTCTCTCATACTGCTCGCTGAGTCGGGAGATGTTGAGGGAGTCATCAACTCTGTAGTGCTCTCCGAGGTTACGTATGGATACCTGAGACTGGCCACAGGTTTGGGACCTTACAGTCTTAAAAAGAAGCTTCCAAAGCTCGATGTTGACATTTCTCCCGTTGAGGAACTACTCTCCGGCTTTACGCTTTTGAACCCTTCCTATTCCATTGGGGAGTTTCTCAGCGTGGTCTCCCGGTATGGCCTCCTGCCGAACGATGCCATCATAGTATTGACGTGTATGGTTGAGGGCATTGAAAAAATCGCCACCTTTGACTCAGATTTTGAAAGGGTGGACTTTCTTGAGATAGTTACTGTCTGA
- a CDS encoding antitoxin family protein — protein sequence MESVRAVYKHGVLVPEKKLDLKEGEEVIIVLKKPERISKYFGMFKRERVEEVIEEIENEGVL from the coding sequence ATGGAAAGTGTCCGGGCAGTATACAAGCATGGTGTGCTGGTTCCTGAAAAAAAGCTTGACCTGAAAGAGGGGGAAGAGGTAATCATCGTACTCAAAAAGCCTGAACGGATTAGTAAGTACTTTGGGATGTTCAAAAGGGAGCGTGTTGAAGAGGTTATCGAGGAGATAGAGAATGAAGGTGTTCTTTGA
- a CDS encoding metal-dependent phosphohydrolase, translating into MYTEEELLGEIRELLGDEELYGLYERAFREYHYYFETTNYIVLNVYGFNDHGPIHVLLTTRRALELLNIIRKFGIGTTAEKLGKPFRWSKFIVAFGALFHDTGNMIHRINHYQFSVLLAEPIIDALVREFEMDDPLLLKALTLNAIYTHDEAVPCTTIEGSLVTIADGCDMEAGRSRLVHKKDKVDIHAVSALAIERVEIREGNEEQPILIEIWMKHPAGIFQVDEILTKKVKSSLLGGRVRLRIHTGTEVMEKVI; encoded by the coding sequence ATGTACACGGAGGAAGAGCTGCTGGGCGAGATTAGGGAACTCCTCGGCGACGAGGAGCTCTACGGGCTCTACGAGAGGGCATTCAGGGAGTACCACTACTACTTCGAGACGACCAACTACATCGTTCTGAACGTCTACGGCTTCAACGACCACGGGCCGATCCACGTCCTGCTCACGACGAGGCGCGCGCTGGAGCTCCTGAACATCATCAGGAAGTTTGGAATCGGGACGACGGCCGAGAAGCTCGGAAAGCCCTTCAGGTGGAGCAAGTTCATAGTGGCATTCGGAGCGCTGTTCCACGACACCGGGAACATGATACACAGGATAAACCACTACCAGTTCAGTGTTCTCCTGGCGGAACCGATAATAGATGCCCTCGTGAGGGAATTCGAGATGGACGACCCGCTCCTCCTCAAGGCCCTAACGCTGAACGCCATCTACACCCACGATGAAGCCGTTCCGTGCACGACCATAGAAGGCTCGCTCGTTACGATAGCGGACGGCTGCGACATGGAAGCGGGAAGGAGCAGGCTGGTTCACAAGAAGGACAAGGTCGACATCCACGCAGTTTCAGCTCTGGCCATCGAGAGGGTGGAGATAAGGGAAGGAAACGAGGAGCAGCCGATACTCATCGAGATATGGATGAAGCATCCCGCCGGAATCTTCCAGGTGGACGAGATACTGACGAAGAAGGTCAAGAGTTCCCTCCTGGGCGGGAGGGTCAGACTCAGGATACACACAGGCACCGAGGTAATGGAGAAGGTTATTTAA
- a CDS encoding DUF434 domain-containing protein: MLIEAYRDLKYLLNRGYRKSYALEFVANHYRLTKGERYLLARCVFSDEWIEEVERKLLRPEELGGRVLAVDGFNVLITLESLLEGKAILCEDGLVRDLKYQGRYRLNEGTERLLGHLARALDGLDIEKAVFFYGKNVPGSGEVKRLTEEALIREGVQGEVRLVKSPDFELKAFEIVATADIGIISKIPHVFDLAAYVGRLAGWEAGGFFEILGKT; encoded by the coding sequence ATGCTGATCGAAGCCTACCGCGACCTGAAGTACCTCCTCAACAGGGGCTACCGGAAGAGCTATGCCCTCGAGTTCGTGGCCAACCACTACAGGCTGACCAAGGGCGAGCGCTACCTCCTGGCCAGATGCGTTTTTTCAGACGAATGGATAGAAGAGGTGGAGAGAAAGCTTCTGAGGCCGGAAGAGCTCGGGGGCAGGGTTCTAGCGGTTGACGGCTTCAACGTCCTGATAACACTCGAATCGCTCCTCGAGGGAAAAGCTATCCTCTGCGAGGACGGGCTCGTGAGGGATTTGAAGTATCAGGGAAGGTACAGACTCAACGAAGGTACGGAGCGGCTCCTCGGCCACCTTGCCCGTGCCCTCGATGGACTGGACATTGAAAAGGCCGTGTTTTTCTACGGGAAGAACGTCCCCGGGAGCGGGGAGGTGAAGAGGCTAACGGAAGAAGCCCTCATCCGGGAGGGGGTTCAGGGAGAAGTAAGACTCGTCAAAAGCCCCGACTTTGAACTCAAGGCCTTCGAGATCGTCGCAACGGCCGACATCGGGATCATCTCGAAGATCCCCCACGTCTTCGACCTGGCCGCGTACGTGGGAAGGCTCGCCGGATGGGAGGCGGGCGGTTTCTTTGAAATCCTGGGAAAAACGTAA
- a CDS encoding DUF432 domain-containing protein produces the protein MFGEHELKTQFIKIMDKKIHLVEESEDKILYRRDGTRVLIKRGRGKFLILPAPAEGYGVKFLFIRLTERIAIPPKERLTGYLSAPIDISVRSGDLEIDRFTVGREKYTLYGEKTVGVIARYHESDFYEKPPDSPGVVKLVISNPTESWRMVERIVFPIRNSVMFYEESKAYYPLIILLTKEIYEVNNTGNPPDGTLKPTHEAEPLPNFRMRWS, from the coding sequence ATGTTCGGCGAGCACGAGCTCAAGACCCAGTTCATCAAAATCATGGACAAAAAAATTCATCTCGTTGAGGAATCCGAGGATAAGATCCTCTACCGCCGGGATGGGACGAGGGTTCTGATAAAGAGGGGAAGGGGAAAGTTCCTCATCCTTCCGGCCCCTGCCGAGGGCTATGGTGTGAAGTTTCTGTTCATAAGGCTCACCGAGAGGATCGCCATCCCCCCAAAGGAACGGCTAACGGGGTACCTCTCCGCCCCGATCGACATCTCGGTGAGGAGCGGCGACCTAGAGATAGACCGCTTTACCGTGGGGCGGGAAAAGTACACCCTCTACGGCGAGAAGACGGTGGGGGTCATAGCGAGGTACCACGAGAGCGACTTCTATGAAAAGCCCCCTGATTCCCCCGGGGTGGTGAAGCTCGTCATCAGCAACCCCACGGAGAGCTGGAGGATGGTGGAGAGGATAGTGTTCCCTATAAGGAACAGCGTGATGTTCTACGAGGAAAGTAAAGCCTACTACCCACTCATAATCCTGCTGACGAAGGAAATCTACGAGGTGAACAACACGGGGAACCCCCCGGACGGGACGCTGAAGCCCACCCATGAGGCCGAACCGCTCCCCAACTTCAGGATGAGGTGGTCGTGA